A single region of the Grus americana isolate bGruAme1 chromosome 3, bGruAme1.mat, whole genome shotgun sequence genome encodes:
- the LOC129205259 gene encoding p53 apoptosis effector related to PMP-22-like, producing the protein MVVCGLACWRCRWLLPLLLGLAIIMGIIALAGRGWLESESEPYVQQASLWESCTRGPTDLNWNCESLMDYGWGRAAAATYLVGFVILVICFALAVIAFSIEILRFNFVRGIGGLLFVVAAFQIIGLVIYPVKFAEEIPLTGDNMFSWAYGFGWASTVVVIGCAFFFCCLPNWEDEVLGNIKPTYYYSSPERAPYLN; encoded by the exons ATGGTGGTGTGCGGCCTCGCCTGCTGGAGGTGCAGGTGgctcctgcccctgctgctgGGCCTGGCCATCATCATGGGCATCATCGCCCTGGCTGGCAGGGGATGGCTGGAGTCCGAGTCGGAGCCCTACGTGCAGCAAGCGTCGCTGTGGGAGAGCTGCACCCGGGGCCCGACGGACCTCAACTGGAACTGCGAATCCCTCATGGACTACG gatgggggagagcagcagctgccacgtACCTCGTTGGCTTTGTGATCCTGGTCATCTGTTTCGCCCTCGCAGTCATCGCGTTCTCGATCGAGATACTCCGCTTCAACTTTGTGCGAGGAATTGGAGGCTTGCTCTTTGTTGTTG ctGCATTCCAAATCATAGGCTTGGTCATCTACCCAGTGAAATTCGCAGAAGAAATTCCACTGACGGGAGATAACATGTTCAGCTGGGCCTATGGCTTTGGTTGGGCCAGCACTGTTGTTGTAATAGGTtgtgctttcttcttctgctgcctccccaacTGGGAAGATGAAGTCCTGGGAAACATCAAGCCTACCTATTACTACTCGTCCCCAGAGAGAGCACCATACTTAAATTGA